Below is a window of Entelurus aequoreus isolate RoL-2023_Sb linkage group LG07, RoL_Eaeq_v1.1, whole genome shotgun sequence DNA.
tagggttttttacaaatgtgttttgtatttatcactgttctgggtacaatagtgtcttatcatttggagtctgtgtgagtgagatgaaaataaaactgcatttttacaaatgcttgctttattttgatgaatgggcatatgttttgaccgaagtgtgtcattttgcaaataatctaggaattaggAAAATGGAAttttgtgtttggaaaagtgtgtaaatccttttgaaaaaagacacacagttagtaaaattgtgtgtaagcaaatttaaaaaaaaacatatttcccTAATAACCAAACATAGTTATGCAGGTTGCCTCTTTCTGTGCCTTAACTGCCCACATAAAGAAACCTTACCATCATAGGTGTGGGTGTATAAACTCCCCTGTGAGTGCAATCTCCCTTTCCTCATTCACCTTTTTTGAAAACCTTGTCATCAAAAACTGcatttaactacattttccaatgTCTTATTGATCCTCAGTTAAAACAATCCAATGACTGCCAATGTAGTGGGATCTCTGCTTCGTTAACGaatctttaaaataaaaacaattcacatTCCAATCCCTCTGCAGCAGTTTTCATCAAATGAAATCAATTAGTACACCTGTAAATAAATACTTTGAcgggtgaatatgtgtgtgtgtgtgtgtgcgtgtgcgttggGGATATATTGGGTGCGTCTTTGCTAACACTCATAGTCCAGATGGATGACTTGTATGGGGAGTGTATTTATTTTGCACCAAGCCGACATCAGGAGATTTGTTATTCCCAGGCGTTGCCGGGTTTTTCACATTGCTCTACATCCCCGGAACCATATTTCATCTGTGCACCCCCAATCCCCAAACAGATTTATTTACAGACTCCCATTTGTACACCACCCCATCCCACCCCATGCCTCTCtccaacacatacatacatacacatacacttgCACTGTGAACATTTTGCAGGATTTTACAGCAGtggttttcacagtaaaatactgtaatcaaaatATTACCTCAACATTACAACAAACAGTAATAATACAGTTTACTACAGTTAAATATAATACCCTTATATTTCATAGCAATTAACTGTGAAATGTTGTAGTCATAGTCTTCTGGAATTGCACATCAATTTTATGTAAATTCAAACAGATTTGTCTCTTAAAGGGTTCTGTAGACTTCGTCACATTAACAATAAAATCCAAACTGTAAAGTTACAATATTTAGTAGTAACTTGAATGTAATTAACTGTAATATCACAGCTCAGAAGTTaaagtaaattactgtaaatgttactgcaaaggtgcaattattagccagtaatttgCAGTGCAATTACGATGAACATTTTTGCTGTGTACAGCACACGTATGGTAGTTCCTCTCTTAAATGTTGGGAAACACAATTAAGAACCAAATGAAGACCCAGCTACCAAGCAATGACCCCAATTGTTCTGTATTAACCCATATTTTGCTCTTATGCAATAAGTTATCAGCAGTTCCATTTTAGGATGTGTACAGTATGCTAGAGGGAGAAAGTAATAAGGCAAAGAGATGAGAAAGAGGTAGAAATGCAAGATTGGGGAAAATCATGTAAGAATAGGCAAAGAAGAAGGTTGCAAACAAAGACTAGGAGGACCCCCCCTCTCTGTGGGGGAACCCTGAGTTGGAGTCTCTttatgttggggggggggggggtgtatgtagTGAAATGCCAACCATTCTGCTAGAAATAAATAACCTGCGgagatgtgtgtgtgcgtgtgtgtgtgtgtgtgtgtgtgtgtgtgtgtgtgtgtgtgtgtgtgtgtgtgtgcttatatGCAGGAGGGAGCATGGAGGAGGATATTCTGGGGTCCCTCAGCCCAGGGTCTCTCCCTATCTGTGTGAGTAATGATCCCGACTGCCAGTGTGACGGTGTCTTCCAATCTATAACCATTTACAAGAAGGCTCATGTACCAACAAACAcacggatacacacacacacacacacacacacacacacacacacacacacacacacacacacacacacacacacacacacagattaatCAGATGGGAAACAGGGCAGGTAGATGGACACGGAAGCAGGCTGAGTTCATCCTTCAGTACTAAAACAGACACGCTGTAAACACACACAGTTGCAGCTTCTTACTGACAGTTTACtgtaaaaagtcaacaaacacacGCACATTACACACAAATAAGACCTATACAAAGATTTGACGGATACCGAATTTTGTTCTTAATTGCTTTAGTTGGATTTTTATGTATTGTCTACTTTGCAGCACTTTGGTAGAcattcacttttttaaatgtgctacataTAGTAATTACAGTGCCTTGGATTGGATATACATAATATTGCAGTGCACATTTAACTTGTATTTAAATTAATGTAATCATAAATTGTGCTTATATTCAGATGTCTATCAGATGTGATAGACATGTACAGTCTAATGGTGCATAACAATGTTTTGATTAATTAATCAAAACATCAAAATCATTAACAATATCTTTATGATTTCAGGTTGTAGTTTGCAGGTGTGTCTAATTGTTCTGCACTGAATTGAAAGCTTTTTCTAATATTTTGAACCAGAAATTAGAAACACCTATCAGTGCAGTCATACAAAACTGCAGACTATAGTCCCAAAAACAAATCAACCAATAAAGCACTCATATAGTCCAAAAAACTAAGCATTAATATTTCTTAAGAGATCACATTGTTATTGCTCTTGTATAGGCTCTCATCTTGTTAGATGTAATATTGTGGCCAGATTTGTATGACAATGTCTGTTCAATGTTAATCAATGTACCCGCTCCATAGTGACTATGATTTATATTTATCCAAGGTCAAAGTCAAAACAGGAAATGTTGCTTTTCTGTGTCGAAGACAGTTTTAAAGATAGATATTCAAACTGTATTTCTGGCGTCATTATACCTCTTGTCTTCATAGGGTCacgggtaagctggagcctaccccagctgactTCAGGCGAGAGACATTGGAGGCCTACCCTTTGACTGGTCGCCAAACTAAACACTATAGAATTAATTTATTGCTCTAAGTAAAGCAAGAAAGTCACGTGATTAAAAATACTTTGTCTGCACTGATTTTCCAACAGGCTGCATGGTTTGCATGTTATTCTCACAGTCAGGACATTGAGGGGTTCCGATCTATGCCTGGGCATTTTTGttaggagtttgcatgttctccctgtgtatATGTGGGTTTTCTCCCACATTTCAAAAACATGATAGGTTAATTGTAGAATCTGAATTGTCCTGACTGAATGTTTGTCTAAGCAGGCGCCTCTCAATTATTTTTGTCAGCTAATTTTtttcagtaccgtatttttcggagaataagtcgcaccggagtataagtcacacctgccgaaaatgcaaaataaagaaggaaaaaaccatgtataagtcgcactggagtataaatcgcattttttgggaaaatgtatttgataaaacccaacaccaagaacagacatttgaaaggcaatttaaaataaataaagaaaagtgaaacaggctgaataagtgtacgttatatgatgcataaataaccaactgagaacgtgcctagtatgttaacgtaacatattatggtaagagtcattcaaataactataacatgtataacatgctatacgtttaccaaacaatctgtcactcctaatcgctaaatcccatgaaatcttatacgtctaaatcccatgaaatcttataggtctaaatatatcaaataatattatttgatattttacagtaatgtgttaataatttcacacatatgtcgcccctgagtataagtcgcacccccggccaaactatgaaaaaaactgcgacttatagtccgaaaaatacggtaattcaaaaAGTAAAACTTTTGTATTCTACAAATGTGGCTGTGTCAGGTGtgtgttggtaaacctcactccctcaTACCTTAAGAGCTTGCGCTGGACTTTGAGTTAACAGGCTCTGTGCCTAACGCTCTCAAGGAACTGGTTCTAGCCCCGGGCAGAATGGAAGCAGGGTCTGTACCAGgtcaattatatatataacatttatttcGTAATAATTAGAATGATTATATTCAGTATCTGATCAGCTTTTAAAACTTGAACTACTGGTTTAATGATgcttaaattaatataaaaattaACTGCAAAAACTTCCTGAGACTTTAATTGGTTTTAATTTACCTCCTGAAGTCAAATACACTTTGCAGGATATTGTAATTTATAGAAAGGTGCccatgtgtgatttactgcattGTAAACAGTTTCATTGTAATTTCAGAGCAAATTACTGGCTAATAGTTGCATTACATGTACACTAATTCACtgtgaaatatatttaataaatgataaacgggttatacttgtatagcgcttttctaccttcaaggtactcaaagcgctttgacagtatttccacatttacccattcacacacacattcacacactgatggcgggagctgccatgcaaggcgctaaccagcagccatcagaggcaaagggtgaagtgtcttgcccaaggacacaacggacgtgactaggaaggtagaaggtgggaattgaaccccagtaaccagcaacactccgattgctggcacagccactctatcaacttcgccacgccgttacaGCAATTTACTTTAACTACAGAGCTGTGATTGTACAGTTAATtgaaataaaatgacaacttAATGCTTTAACTTCACAATTGTAATTTTATAGTTAAATACTCTCTCGGTTAAACAGCAAACGGCCAACTACTGTACACAAGTGCGCGAAGCAGATATGAGAGAAATCTGTGtgaatttacagtattttgttgTGATATTACAGAGGACTACAActtgttttattgtgaaataacagttaattgCTGTGAAATAATAGGTTATCATAATTGTTTGTACATTTTGGTTACAGTATTTTAAATTATTTGAAAAATACTGTGAAATGCTGGTACATTTTTACAGTGTGGTGAACAATTTAGGGTGTATCCCACCTCCTGGGCGAAGTGAACTGGGCTCGACTCCAGCCTACCCTAGGCAAGCAGTATATGGAATTGATGAACGGATTAAAATAATATTCTTGTCACATTCTTTAACTTGTATTATGCCCTCAATAAACACATGGGCAAAAGATAAAAACAGTGAATGCATTTCTATATGTTAAACTGTTGTAGACACTTACCCGCCTGAATCCGTGTGTTTCAGGAAACAATCAGCCGGTAAATAAAACAAGCTTTgcattacatgatgtaagtgaacATGAGAGCTGCTGCTGTGGCTTTAGAGTAGGCTGGGGTGTGGTCCAGTGGTCAGGGAAATGGCCGGATGACCTGAGCTGTGCTGAGTCATGTCCCAGGTGAGGGATAGAGCTGCCTCCACTGGGCTCCGGGACGTGCACTTAACCTGCAGTAATTACTGGAAACAAGACTGAGAACATGACCAACATGGAACTGGTGAAAGAGGGCTGGAAGATTTTTAAATTACTCAGGGCCTCTTGAGGCTCCCTGTGAGGAAGGCTGCCAGGATTCTAATGTGGATTTTAAAGTTGGTTATCTACATTCTTTAGATTCATTAGGCATTAGAGGCAATCAGCTGTCCAGATAATGAGCTTTAAAAATGAAGAAACAAACGGTTAGCATTGATTGGGTTGGTGGGGAAGGGGAGGAGCTAGGCGGAAAAACAAGAAATAAGAAGATGGAGTATGAGAAATGGGTCGGCGGGGGGCTTAGCAAGTGGAGCAAAGAGGGGGCAAAGAGAAGAACGGTGAAGAACCCTGCGAATAAGAGCCAACCGGCTGCTAAAAATCATTAATCTTGTGGGGATCTGTGTCAGCGAACGGCAGCGACACAAAGAGCTCTCGGAGCAGCGAGGAGAGCAGCTCACTGACCCGGACCCAATTGGCTGAGAAAGGCCCACCAGGCTTTAATAGACTTTTGCTGATCCGACACTTGTTTGCTGGGAGCCACAAAGAGGCGATTGCAGGGGCTGATAGGGGCCTGCAGGCCTGGGGGCTCCCCTCCTGGTCCATGATAAATGACCCAGGGTGGGCAGGGCCAGGGCCAGAGGAAAGGGGTGAGAGTCTGGAGGCAAGAGGTGACCCATGCAGCCAAAGTAGGGAGGGAGAGGGAAATTGAAAATGCATTATTAAGCCCATAATCCAATCAAGCTAAAATAACAGGTGAGTTGTGACCCATGCAGCGCCTTATGCCATGTTTCCTAAATGCAAACAATATGGTTATTATTTTTGGAGAGGAGACCTTTGACCTTTAtcttgaaaaaatagtacaattcgGTTATTGATTCAAGAAAAACAAAGCAACAATTGTTCATTGATTTAATGAACCTCCATCCCAACATTAAAGAGAGGAGTGAAAAGTGCCAGAAAATTAAATGCACAGATGCATATCTTAGTAAGATGGTGCTCCAAGTACAAGTACATGAAGAAGACCTATACACATTTCTACAAACTTATTTGTGAAAATGTAATACAAGACAAATATTTTGGCAGCATTTGGCAACATGACAGCAAATGAGTTACTACACACCCGTTGACAAAGTAAAAAAATCGCTTCTTCTAAGAATATTGATACAAATTTACTTACCGTTTGTATAGAAGTGCACTAATGACTTAAGGAGAATATGAGTTTTTATCTTCTTAGACTGTCATGCTCAATGTCTGTTTACTGTATTCTGCAGACCTATAgttttgggaaaaaaacaaaaaacaaattaaagagatggctCATGTGTGATTATGCACGAAAAGCAAATTGGAATGAGTCCAAACTATATGCAAAGCATTGCAATTTACATTAGCAGAGGAACCTGCAGGAAAAGGCAGCTTTATGTTGCTTTCCCCCCCAAGGTACCAAGCAAGTACATGCATGACATTTATTTGCTGTTATATTTACAGCATGCCAATCAGAGACATCTAATTTAACAGAAGGCCCACAATTATGCCTTGGCCTCGCCATCATATTTTATATTCTCCCTGCTGGCTTGTGTCATAAATTAAACACATATGTAAGTGATGTTGATAAGTTGGAGTTGTGTGTAGGGGGGTCACATGGCTGCAAGCCACCGGTGATGCTGATCATGATTGCAGTGAAAAAGCGCCCTGTCACGTTAAATGAACTGAGCTGAACACtttaggtcagtggttctcaaactcttttcactacctaaaaaaaaaatgttctccaAGTACTAcattaatgaccaacattgaaatacagtatcgaagtaggcctaagtattcattaaaacaaggcagatgttctatttaacaagtatatttaatatttttgtccaatgtaacattacacacagtttgaacagtaacatgtgtgtgtgaatgggtgaatgtgaaaatactgtcaaagcgctttgagtacctcgaaggtagaaaagcgctatacaagtataacccatttatcatttatttatttataacactgtgtttgaacataggaaaataaaacactgtactttatttaattaagtgattcttaaATGGAGCCCGAGTACCaccagtggtacacgtaccacagtttgagaattggTGCTTTAGGTAACACTAATGCATATTAATCACAGAGACAAGAAGAAGCAGGGTGGGTTTAAAAGATAGCAAATCTCACATAGTATCTGTTCTGTTGAGTCAATAGACGTTCCATATTAATGACTTTGTCTAAATTTGCACTTCTGTAATTGTCTCTTGAAAGAGTGTGTTGTGCTGCTCAATTATGTCTGATGTGGTGGCCTGTTGGCTTCCTTTACAGGCTGGACtcgcccttttttttttctctttttttttttacacagacatCTTAATAATACATGCTTCCAAATAGATAATCCATCAGTCTGGAGTAAACAAGAATGCCTGAGTAAGTGCACGCCTATGTTGTAAAGCCGTGATGTGTATGCATCATTAAACCGGGCTTCTGCAGGGTAAACGTGGGTGAttaatacatgcaaacaaacaagaaagaacaagctgtaaaaataaGACATAAAAAGTACTTAAAGTATATTAACAAATAGTGTGGAGTTATTATTGCATATGTAAAAACAACACGTATAGCGGCGAAATAAATGTGCATTTCTGATCATAACTCACATGCATGAAAGCAGCGGTGCTTGCACCGGCGTGGTCTTCGTTCACTCTACCCGTCACTCGGCCGCGGAATTCGGCTTCCTCGTCGCTCCTTTCCCCGCCGTTTGTGCAGGTTCACGGCCATAATCGACCGGTCAGCCGTTTAATTCACAAAAGCTGATGACAGATAAATAAATTGCATCTAGCGATTGCAATATTCCGgcagatccccccccccccccccccaaaaaaaaataaaataaaaaataaatgctgCATGGATGACGTGTCCTCCGCCAGAGGTCCTCATCAGGTGCTCCTCCACGGGCCTCCACGCAGGAGATGTGCCGGCCTTCTGTAGGTGGAAGTTATGTCGACATGTGAGACTTTTTACGCGAGCTGCAGCCGCCGCAGCCTCCTCGTTCTACTGCTCtttgcaacattttatttaatcttATTCATTCCTAAAATCCGTAGGATGGGACTCTCATTAGGAGCGAATAAGCAAGCATCGACACTTTTTCCCCGCTGCACATAAGCACACACATcacttaatagatcattaaccACCGATATGCTGCTGACactaaggcttttttttttttttttttttttttttttttaacatctggTCCCCCCATTAGCGGCCCTTATTAGCGGAGAGGGAGAGCCGCCGCCAGCTTCGCCTTCATTCTTCTGTTAGACGCCGGGCTCAGGGCTCCGTGAAGGAGGGAGCGGGACCACCTAACGGATCCGCCCGCCGGCTCGGCCAGGTCGGCGAGGACGTTTACGGGCTGCTCGGTTAGGGTTCGATGCTTCTCCGGGCGTTTTTTCATGTTGGAGCTTGTGAGTTACGAAACTTGCCTTGCAGGTGACGGGAATAAAGGGAGaacaatttttaattaaattgattttttttccatgtTATTTTTTCGGGATGTGTGCATCAGGGAGATGATAAATTAAAGTGCATTTGAAGATATCAGTTAGAACAAATATTGTGAaagaataataattttaaaaaaaaagattcacaagtGCGTTTTACAAGCTATACAATGTTGttagtaataatatatacaaatcgACTATCACAAATCCCTCCCATAGTTAAAATTAATagcatttattttacttttttaaattgtatacaCGCAATTAGGAAGAGTAGACGTATTCACTCACATTTATTGTCCAATAAATGATTGCATATTTATAGAATAAAAATAGTGAACTAGTGTGGCAATTATTAATACTATAcagctacaaaaataaatacaatttacgccaattttttttattttataaatgtagtaacaaacaatTTCTCAGTGTCAAGTCTGATCAATATGCGTTTAGTCACTGCTCAGGTTTCAGCTGCAATCATatggaaataaataattaattcaatTATATAAAAATTGCATTTTATGTATGTCTGCTTATATATGAGAGGCGTTCGGGATTTCGTTCCTCTAATAAATAAAGCGCAGCATTTTTAGgcaatattaaatacaaattaaaaaaaatagtcctgCTGACATGTGTCACGTCAAGTATTGGACTTCAAAATCAAAGAGACAATAGGCGAGTTAAGGaaagtgcacacacaaaaaaaagagcgTGTCCACACAGCTGGACAGGTGCGTGTGTTGTCCACGCAGGGGCAGCCTTGAGCCTGATTTGGGCTGCGAAGGCACGCAGCTGCGTGGCGTGGAAGGCTCTTCGTGGGACTGCACCACGCTGCATGTGCCAGAGAGTTATACAGGAATGTACAGTACACGGATACTCTATTTGACCATATgcatgttaagttaagttaagttaggcCTATAAgggcaaatatatatgtatacataattcaattaaattatttatttagaaCAGGGACGGCACATATtaatgcacatacatacacaatgtaaatatgtccaGTTTTAGCCTAAATAGATGCACAATAACAAGTAGTGTTGTTGtttataacaataaaatatttTGCATGATGTGATAATCCATCTGtgcatccactttctaccgctttgtGATCATCTAAACACATAAAGAGTAAATCTTCTTTTGTAGAATATTTTACTGTATGTGTCATCACAGGTCTTTGCATTTTAAGTTTGTTTCTTATATTCCCGTTAAAGATATGCAAATATGATAAGGTAAATAAACAAGAGGGGGCACTGACGGTGTTTCCCCACCTTCTGCTGCTCGGTCAGCTGACAGTGTGTGGCTGTCAAGCCTGCTCCCTCCTTCCTTCTCACCCTCTCTTCCCTTCCTCTATTTCAAGTCGGGGTCCTGGCTCCCATTGGACGATGGCGCACCGCGGATCCCGCCTCTGGCCACACGTCACCGGGTTGTATAAGCATAAAGCTCCCGCTGGCTGGGAGGGCAGTCTGCTGGATACCAGAgtggaggagagagagagagaggaaagcAGGCTTTCGATCTCTGCGGTGCAGAGCTGAAAAAAAGCAGCTTCTCAGAACATTTCAGACGCCCTATTTAAACTTGCGCCTTTTATTTtcctggagaaaaaaaaaagaggacataCAACAAGTTGCAACGAGGACTGGCGCCCGTCTCTGTGAGCTAACTTTCCTgatcttatttattttattttttttgcaagttGTTATGAATCTACTGAAGAGACTGCTTTATTGTGCACTGAGGCCAGTTTCTACCTCATGCGCGTCTTGACGCAAACAGTCCGCAGAGCTTGAgtctgaaagtttttttttttgttttttttcccctcccctCCTGCACTTTCCCCCTCCACCCCCAACCCCTTCAAGGTGTTTCAAGAAGCTCCAGCAAGTCAGCGCGCACGCTGGATGAGCCGAAAAGAACTATTGCATGAAACAAGAACGGAGAGAAGAGATTGAAAAGTCTGTTTTGGCGACGCTTGCAAGTCCTTTGCGTCCCTGCGAAAGAGTCGCGACGGCAGCATGAGCGCAGAGCTGAACATGGGCCCGGAACTACCCAGCAGCCCTCTGGCTCTGGAATATGTCAACGATTTTGACCTGATGAAGTTTGACGTCAAGAAGGAGGGTTTGGCTGGGCTGGAGCGCGCAGGAGTGCGTCAATGCAACCGCCTCCAACCACAAGGCTCCGTGTCCTCCACGCCGATCAGCACGCCCTGCAGCTCCGTGCCCTCGTCGCCCAGCTTCAGTCCGACCGAGCAAAAGAACCACCTGGAGGAGTTGTACTGGCTGCCCGGCGGCGGTTACCATCAGCAGATGGACCCGCAGACCCTCAGCCTGACGCCCGAGGACGCGGTGGAGGCCCTGATTGGAGCCACGACCCACGGCCACCCTCCGCCTCCGCACGTCCAGCAGCAGCTGCAGCAGCAAGGCGCCTTCGAAGGCTACCGGGGCCCTCATCACCACCACAGCCACCACGGCCACGGCCAGCAGCACCACCATCCATACGCGGCGGCCATGGCGCACCACGGCGAGGAACTCTCAGCCCACCCGGGCGCGCACGGCCACGCACAGAGCCAGCACCACCACCACAGCAACAACCAGGACCCGGACAGCCCGTCCCCGGTGTCCCCGGACGACCACCAGACGCTGCACCACCaccgccaccaccaccaccaccaccaccacccgcaCGGCCACCTGGGCCAGTCGGCGTCGCACCACGGCTCGGCGGGCGGGCTCAGCGTGGAGGACCGCTTCTCCGACGACCAGCTGGTGTCCATGTCGGTGCGGGAGCTCAACAGACACCTGCGCGGCTTCACCAAGGACGAGGTGATCCGTCTCAAGCAGAAGCGCAGGACCCTGAAGAACCGCGGCTACGCGCAGTCGTGCAGGTTCAAGCGGGTGCAGCAGAAGCATGTGCTGGAGAACGAGAAGACGCAGCTGATGAACCAGGTGGAGCAACTCAAGGCGGAGATCGGCCGCCTGGCCCGGGAGAGGGACGCCTACAAACTGAAGTGCGAGAAACTGGCAGGCTCCGGGCCCGCCGGGGGGTTCCGTGAGGCGGGCTCGACCAGCGACAACCCCTCATCGCCAGAGTTCTTCATGTGAGTGTGACGGGGGAAAAAAAACCATCCACCTTGAACACAAAATTGACTGATTAGAGCAACAACAGACACGGCCGTAGCCAACAATTAGATCACATGTAACCATCTCCATCCAGGCAG
It encodes the following:
- the LOC133653085 gene encoding transcription factor MafB-like, which translates into the protein MSAELNMGPELPSSPLALEYVNDFDLMKFDVKKEGLAGLERAGVRQCNRLQPQGSVSSTPISTPCSSVPSSPSFSPTEQKNHLEELYWLPGGGYHQQMDPQTLSLTPEDAVEALIGATTHGHPPPPHVQQQLQQQGAFEGYRGPHHHHSHHGHGQQHHHPYAAAMAHHGEELSAHPGAHGHAQSQHHHHSNNQDPDSPSPVSPDDHQTLHHHRHHHHHHHHPHGHLGQSASHHGSAGGLSVEDRFSDDQLVSMSVRELNRHLRGFTKDEVIRLKQKRRTLKNRGYAQSCRFKRVQQKHVLENEKTQLMNQVEQLKAEIGRLARERDAYKLKCEKLAGSGPAGGFREAGSTSDNPSSPEFFM